The genomic stretch GGTATGCTTTTAGAAATTGACAACTCAGAACTGCTTCACATGCTAGAGCATGCAGAATCCCTTAAGGCAAAGGTAGATGAGGCTGTTGCTGTTTTGCAAGCTCACCAAGCTAAACAGCAAGCCACAAAGAAGGATTAAGTTAGTCGATTTGACACAATGATGGTGTTTTATTTTGCTgtattcttgtttattttatgctttgaacatctttatatgtataattataagagTCCcgatcataaaaaaatatataaataaaaattgaaaaataaataaaaatgtagagtGCACTTTTCCAACTTATACTTATACTATAACATATTGGAAGTGCATATCtgcaaacaaaaacaaagcaaCTCTCaacatttctatattatatgaaaCAGTTCTgtttaaaagcaattttgaCTTTCTATATTGACCAAGAAGTTTGATTTAAGTTAGTCTTaatcttttctttatttctcCCTTAATGGAGTTGGCTTTTGTTCTTGCAATTGTCtgtctttctttttattttctcgTCAGTTATGTCTGGTATACCATGTAATGAAAGCTTGGTCTCCAATGTGACTGATTGTAAGTTGTACTATTGTTACACATTATATTCTGGAATATTCACAATAAATTATGTCGTTTTATTTTGTCTACTTCCCTACATTAAAAAATTGATTTCACTTatccataaatatttaaatcttacttaacatttataaataaattaatgtaaactaaacgttaaactttaatttttgattaaattaatttgttcgtatatatataaaatcttgaaAAATGATTCATATGTGAACATGTATTTCAACACGTCATTTTAATATGTTAGGTACACACATATCTCTTTGGTAAGCATAATCTAAGTTAATTAAAGAACATTTCAACAGCATTGATAACGAAcactaattattaattgatatttatataatatgtagaatTTGTCCCAATCGAATtatgttatttgaataattaggcagaacaaatttatttaccctattgttatttttgtttatgcaCTCCATACTCTAAACTTTTCATTAATTCTTTAGATAACTTCTCGTTTTCAAGTGAATTTAAGTTACATTAGACTAAATGAAGTAGATACAAATTCCTGCAAGTGTCCCCGTTTTGGGTAATTTATCACAGAATATCATTCGTGTTTAACTGAAATCAAATTGGCATTTGGCACAAGAGGTATTTTTTACCATAGAACCTACGTATAACCGCGTCAATAGTACatcgattgttttatttttattatttactaattagaAACCTGCTTAAGTTTATCATCGTCGTTGAGACATCTGAGCAACTCATcataatgacaaataaaaataataactcagTAAacctacaaatattaaataaaataaatattgctgcTTCCAAGATTAAGAATAATAACAGTCAATTTTTGGGGGAGAAAGTAGGAAACTACAAGATCATGATTTAATCTTTTTCAATACctacatatacctacatacaaaGTAGTGTTGAATATCGATAGTCCACTATCGATAGTTAACGTGCAAacgatactatcgatagtaCTGTCACGGGTTCATATAATCGATACTATCGATAGCTCCCCATGAGCAACAATATTGCTACTATCGATAGTTTTGCAAAAACCATTACTTTTAACTTAAGTATCGATAGTTTTGTGCTATCGATAGCCAAAAATTTCCGATATTACTTTCTCAAGTTAAATTTTTTAGTACGTCAAATATagtgtttatttcaataaatgaaattatatttatccttatatttgtttttaacattaaaacattttacacataaaaagttataatgaaaaattttaaatgtaaataatgttactaatgttaagaaataatcgcaagacctcccgaacatcgagcgctaccaagaattaccataccgtgagaaataatcacaccatgcattccttgaagctaccacctgttgccagcgtcgctgctttgtttcgcaagacctcccgaacatcgagcgctaccaagaatcaccataccgtggggaccattcagtgatttaccgatttcgtatataaatatgtaattcagactacagaacttcactttttgttctaacatcgaacagactgtcacgtatattataaattagaaataattaattgttaaattaaattatttaaataaacgtataagttaaattcgttcggtttcattctgcatcctcaacggcagccctacgtaattggcgcagtcggtaggatgctcgcggaacgtttcgcgtagaagatttccgtaatcgcgtgaagccccgccgtagcttgtctagctgctgcatccgtagcatccgaatctacgagtagtgctgcacgagaggtatccagacatcgataacgcagagagaccgaaacatgttcatgtgagtacactagattctttttagtggttgctcaatcctagcctaactaacctgtgtgttaataaaatttgccaagatttttcatttaagaaaatcgaaggaacctaggatagttattagtagtaggcaaactttcgtagataatagaagagatattagtctaagtagtatagaagaacaaacggaaatgtctgagttagacaccatttataaagccttaaggttggtacccgagttcgacgggaacccaaatgtacttactagatttttaaaattatgtgatcaattggtaggacagttttgtagtgatagtagtagtgaattaagtaggtgtgctcttctcaacggaattcttaacaaagtaacaggctctgctgctcgcttaattaattctaatgggattccatccgactggcaaggcattcgaactgctttagtgaacaacttcgcggaccaacgagatgagaccgctctatataacgatttagctattttatcgcaaggttcaaaatccgggaacccaccccctacgaactactttaaatctaaagaagtaaattacaatagtttcattgacaattctatatacgatgaatatgccgattattacgatccttatttaacagagcacctattgcaggaatatatactagatcaccgtaagcgaatgttaaaggtatacgaaatcattaatgaaaccgcccttcagcgtcgtactgaaataaccgagaacattaatagaaatggcataaaaaataaaacatatgcacctgatcaacgaatctatgtcagaaatcccctagctaatagacagaaattagctgcccgctatacgaacgatacggttgtaacagatttacctatacatatttatacaaagagaaagagaggacccgtacccaagtcgcgcctgaaacgggtacctaatctccggaaatttagattatacggacgcactaaagtacgaaaatgccattgctattctacaaaagaacgaaaataacttagccattgaaataaatcatcaaataagtttaagcaagcagtgggcatctcagagttcaaatgttacagataggatagtagaaaaccagaggaaaatagagaacattattaaaaccatcttagataatgatgttaggaaagaagaagatgcaattaagtattttcatttagcccagctacttacaatactaggtgatgacatagacaatttgtcacaagagttgtcaaaactacagaatctattggcattcataagagctaaaagcatccattattccgttctcgattacgacacttatatagttatgttaaataaactaaaaggtttatacaattcaaatgtagtgctagatattaattttagggaatatttagatctattaagattaggatattattataaagataatgatataatcttggtaattaagtttccaatcatgaatcccaataactacatcctttacaaattgtccttagcccctaatagtaatgataaaattataatccctacctatccatacgtagcaattaacgagaaagatctactgtatatagagacagaatgtccgaagtacagtcacggtcatctttgcgaggacaacttaaaccgacactatggagagcaaacgagctgcattcaacatcttatactccagcaacatatccatgaaacctgtcgggttactccagtaatcttatcttctcaagccatggaacaattggatgatcgtcactatgttctgagctttcccaacttaacgaaagttcatttaacctgttctcaagatcaatacaaaaaccttctcggaagctatctagctgaaatacctaaagggtgtgctctacaaacgtccatcttcaccatcactaaccaccatgatcaagtaaaaggacaagttttgaaaatgttgaatatagaatatagtaatgaagatccatacaaagcgacagcgaagaacatcttgaaattgaacagtatagatttgactcacttacattcaaccaataccaggattgcctctcaagaaccagtgactttggaattgtcgaacttagacacgctctatcacacgactatacctgtctacctactcatcggtgcatcagtactcactattagcatcgtcctcattcgtcgcaaatgtatgcatttaagaaataccaaccagaaggacaatgaggcaaccagaacacaagaagtccaggacagccccagagatcctatgtctctatcagcactattttcgacaaaagtctccaaatagctgctgatcctgcggagggagttgttaagaaataatcgcaagacctcccgaacatcgagcgctaccaagaattaccataccgtgagaaataatcacaccatgcattccttgaagctaccacctgttgccagcgtcgctgctttgtttcgcaagacctcccgaacatcgagcgctaccaagaatcaccataccgtggggaccattcagtgatttaccgatttcgtatataaatatgtaattcagactacagaacttcactttttgttctaacatcgaacagactgtcacgtatattataaattagaaataattaattgttaaattaaattatttaaataaacgtataagttaaattcgttcggtttcattctgcatcctcaacggcagccctacgtaattctaatgtcaatattttttgtttttctatttatgactaaacattataaatactcGTAACATTAAAAGAGCTTTAAAGAGGAGCGTGGCATTACAATGCAACTTCTTTACAATGTTATCGTGAATTAAGCgattagaatatttaaattgcgAAAAATAGTAAGTATTTAGAAGGAGAGTGGCAGTGTAGTAAAAATCTTTATAGCGAATACAATTTTGgtaaattgtattaatagaaaaaaataggagtatatacaaaaaaaacaaaaacaaaactgaaaaacaataagaaataaaaatataaataaatcaacataaattataataatcataaataaaggaacaaaaatatattttaatgtttcatgTAATAGGTGCGAAAAATACTCATTTCTCGAATGATTTTCAAAAGAATTTGTATATGATAGCACAGTCTGTGCACGTATTTTCGATTTTTCGAGCTGTTTCTGTTTTTCTATTTTCTACTTCTTTATTCGTTTTCCTGAATAGTTTTCGAGGTCAACTATCGATAGTTATGCAACGCTGATACATAGTACTACATAAGTCTATTCGGTCCCGACTCCCGAGTCGAGTAACAAATTGCAATCATTCTTCTCACTGACGGATCTGTATGTAAAAACTAGTGttatttatcgatatcgatatttaaattttatagtgtTGCGTTATTAAAATGTGCTTAAATAGCAATTTTAGAAGATAGtagtatcttattttttttaaaaaagtaacagtttgttttatactgttgGATTTATTTAAGTTCTTCTACGTGACATTGGTAAAATAATATGTGCCCTGAGTCTGCTCAgacgaaagaaactctgtctttatttctcaattttattgtttacaaatattcaatatcaaaaGAAATAGTTATTACTTATTAGGTGATAggataattgtatttaaataaccttCCGCACACAAgggttttttaacaattatttaaatttggcaacagaggcatttaataaaaagagtcaaatactaaaatttattcatCATTTTCATTTACCAATGATGATCGACTGTTTTctgatttattgaaaaaaaaaaacagataaaatataaattattctgtaTGGAACTTGGCTTTGCctaaataccaaaaaaaaaaacaagatgtcACAACTCACAACGTATATgatgtattatttactttaattgtcGATCATATCACAAATCACATGGTTTTTCCTGGacttttaggtattttttttataatattataaaaaaacggtTTATAGTTTCGTTGCATATTGTAGAGGAATTATTAAGTAATGCCTTTAATAGATATGGAGCGAGTACCCGAAAATGGTTCAGACTGTACTTCTGATATAGAAAACAGCGTAGACGATATTCCGGGAAACGATAAATTACCagcaaaaaagaaaacaagaaAACGTGGTATTATTTACTTGTCAACAATTCCTCCATACATGAACGTTGCAAAAATCAGAGAGATTTTTAGTCAGTATGGTGATGTCAAAAGAATATACTTACAGTCAAGCGCTAGTAAGTAATTTAAGGTTATAgaatacttttcattttaatccttcattttaaagtaaatctTAAAATTGTGTTTCTTTCTAGAGCCAGGCGAAAAAAGAAAACGTGTGCCAAATTTATTTAGTGAAGGTTGGGTTGAATTCGAAAAGAAGAAAATTGCTAAATCTGTAGCAGCAAATCTTAACAACACACAAATCGGCTCACGAAAAAAGTCCCGCTACTATGATATGATATGGAATATTAAGTACATTCCCAGGTTTAAATGGATACATTTAAGTGAAAGGCTAGCTTATGAGAGAGCTGCAATGAAACAGAGATTAAGAGCAGAAATATCACAAGCAAAGAAAGAAGCACATTACTTGCAAAATAACGTTGAGAAGAGCAAGAAgttaaaaaagagaaaaatgttAGCGAATGATAAAAGTGATGATTGAAggagaataaatttaaatgttttctttgaaTGTAtggttacaataataaatgatgtttataagaaattataattttacttgatCATACATATACAGTTAAAATTGGATTTATTGTATGGctgttattattaacaattaaactaTGATTGTGTATTGATATTATTTGGTAGATTATTCATGCatcatatatcatttttttatgagtTTTCTGTATAATCCATGTATCATTACTTATGATCCTCCATGAGTCCTATattgttttttcatttgttGATATCCAATATTAAGAGTCCTATCAAATTTTATTGGGATGATGTATACCAGAATCACTTTTATCGAGATCTACATTATTGATGAAAATTTACTTCTGGCTAAAATTTGCTTGTCCACTAATAATTTCTTCAATCCTCATTCTTTGGTGAGAAGTTAATGGATCAGGGGTGAGCTTTTGTATATAGCGTCTTGGAGGTATTTTATGTGATAAGATGCCCTGAGAAAATTCTCGGTGAACTCGAACTCCATCCAAGGCATTTGCTTGTAACTTTTCAAAGCTGTGTAGTTCATTCATAAATTGCCGACGTTGATCAACCTTCGCCCAATGGTAACGATGACGACAAACAACGCGactaaaaaaaagcaatatttagTCTATACTTAGTTCTAAAAACACTACACTACACTTTACCTAGTATGTATATTCAGAATTAGCAATTCAAAAAAAGGTTTAACTAAATTctaatagtataaatagtaCAAATAGTCGCGAATTTGCTTTAAGCATCTTATGAAGAATCTTAAATACATAGTTTCTCTGAAATACCTTTTgtatattatcatcattaagAGGTGATTGCTGATTATTTTTTCTAGATtgattgtttgaaaataaaaataataaagttttaggTTGTACATAGTCTACAacttctattatattatttataataacattcaaCTCTTTTATATTAGAattctgtatgtttgttttaagttttagaAAAACTTATACTACAATAAGTCGCTTACTTAATTCTACTTACTAAGCTAAAGCTAGCTTGGTATACGATGGGTATATGCTGACATCAGATCTAGCAAGTTCGGGAAATCCTGGATAAAGAGGCACTCGTCTTTTTTTCTCTTCAGCACAATTATCTTTTTCTTGTGCTGCCATTGTATCTGTATACTGatgaatgttaaataaactatGATCTCAGATAcaggtattttttatgttatcagTGACATTGTTGCTATGGTAATAGTTATCATGGTGATTCTGTCCTCTTTGTTGGTTCTCTCTGGATGCATTAATgagaatttatttatcttaaaataatctgTGGCAATTAATTAACCAATCTTAACATATTTAAGCTAacctattttaaaaacaaagtattactttataaaattctattCATTATTCACCTATGATGTGTGACTGATTGTGATTGAAACTAAtccaaaatgtttaattttaaatctgtagAATAAGAAGATTGTTTAAATGTAGCTAATAAGAATTTTGCCCTAAGCAAACTAACATTAAGCTGAAAAAagcttgtaaataattataacacacTTTAGATTAACAATTTATTCATACAGCAATAATATTAGTAACTACTTCACTGGGCCTCTGGCAATGAAAGTGGTTGAAACAAATTGCATGGTTTTTGACCCTTTTCTAGAATTTATATACAAGTCCTATAGCTCAGGATGACGCCGAAACTGCAGCAATTCTGCTTCTGCATACACAGTCATTAAATTCATTCACTAGCACTGAACACAGAAGTGACTTGTCAGGATTTGAGCTGTAACACTCAAGcatctgaaaaatatattttgtattaagaaaaccttcaatgtaatattttataaattattagcaTAAGTACTATTTTTGcttcacaaatatattatagttttgtcggaaaatatgtttaattggCTTATCAGTATAAAATTTCAGTTAGTTTATTctgtaaaagatatttttaatattggtaCTTAAGaaacatgttaaaaatattttgaaacggTGTTCagaaaagttgaaataaaatcatttttaaccaatttaacaaatacatattttataaataaaaaacaaaataattagagAATTTATACCATAATCTACATAaatgtataacaatataaatcatGCATAAATGTCTTgtctaaatttaattcaatttagtaACAAGAAATATGATGACTATTCTcgatatatgttttaaaagttgGTGAAATTAGGAAGACAGCTTTCCTtcttctcatatttattaaatttttattttttccacaaAACAAAACTGTATTGTTtcaaatactaatttaataatgttaatgcCAATGTTAATTTATCCCGTATTAACAGTTAcatgttttagtatttttggCAAAAAGTATTGGTAAATTTCTTACTAGAATTTCTGAACTACATGTAACTGAAAGAATTTTACTGTTTTGTTTAAAGCATtacataatttgattattaatgaaatataaattgtatataccccttttattatgaatttacacatattttttagacaTAAACTGCATAAAACATGAATTTTAACACTCAATCAAGACCctttataattctaaattttatattatatcataaaaaccaaaatatttattattcaaataggctggtcaaaacacttttgaatcataatttcactaaattaaTGAGAATGTACTCTCTACTATAGCTACGCATAGTTTATATACTAAGGTACAATTAAAAATGGAACTTTTTATCAAGATtgagataattaaatttaataataaagcagtaaaactttcaattttatttaattatattaccttTCCTTTTTCCTGCTGACAAGGTGGCAACTTATTAACAACTTTGTCGGCTTGAACTAGATCAAACAAATCATTGGCTTCTTTAAGTGTTTTTTGGTATTCCAAATGCATACCACTATTAATCTTTTCATGGGCACGTTTTAAGTTTTCTATACGTCGAGCCCAATATGCTTCTTCAGCTGCATATTCGTTTTGTTTATGTGTATCATAATAAGGAGGAGGGGCATATTGAGGTCGAGGTGTAGGCTGTTCAGCTtgctaaaattaaattgtagttATAAAGTACAATATAAACCCCAGGGTTTATTAGTAATTCAGAGTAGATTTatgctttaataaatacatatatcttttgtaaaaaaaatatatatttaatgaaaaaaaaaattttttaataatttgcttAATATACTCTAACCTATGcactcataaaattataaagtaatcattaaagaaaatgttatatgtGACTACGCTCAGTTACTACTTATACATATTGaggtttatattttgttttaaatacatgaCATTGATGTAAATTATGTAATGTGGAAATTTAGTTACTTTAGCGTTTAACTGCGCTTGTATGCGATCTAAGGCTTCTTGAGATACTTGTATGGCATTTTCATTGTCAACACTCAATTTTCTAACGCTTTGAGAACCACccatgtttataaaaatgtattatttcaaattattttatcggCAAATCACGTCAAAAAAGCATTTTTGACAAAAAGTCAGATGTCCCACCTTCCATGAGCCGTCattgattgtaatttttaatttcaactctGTTGTTTATGCTAAAACGTAAAACGAGCAAGAAATAGGTACATCCATAGACTTTTTATTACTTAACTTTTCATTACTttgcgttattatttttttaattttattattcgattaaaattattgtacaggtatttaaatatgaaagtatttttaatgttgtaaaaaGTTCAATTGCACTTTGAAAAAATTTTACTCTATTGAAGTATAGCTACTCAACAAAAGAGGGCGCTGGTACGTAATAATGAAAgtagtttaatttaaagtttatacatttatggtatctattcatttatttcatttctgcTATTATATTGCAGGAAAAATACTTTGTTTTCAATGTTTATATGATATACAACTTGTAGTGTGTTTTGTCTTAATCAAATAATGTTCTTCACCAAATTTTCTAAAAGTAGTACagtatattatgttatagaCGGAAATAATGTGTTCcaatagaaatttataaaaaatacacatataattttgaagtctaatatcaataatagttttcaagtatttttgttttattctctACTTAAAAGGCTTAAAGTGTCCgtgatatatttatcaataatataattgttaagcTTTTCTCAATAACCTTTGTCTTAAAGGTAATAATATTTAGACGTAGAAAGaaagtaaatttgtataaaattgaaaaaaaaaaggaattacgTTTGTACTAGTActtgtagtatttaatttaaggtattatttaattgttgacgattcaaaaacgcttctttgtgaagtttacttgaataaactgatttgatttgtataataattcaataacaaaaGGTTAAGATTTTCTCCTTATAAGATTTTCTTtactgtatgtattttattatgtgtgtattttattttatttgaatcggTATTCGTAGAAGATGGACAAagcaatgtttaattttttttggataaaaatttatatctaGTCTTGTGGACAAATGGATCTTCAAGTCAAGTTAGTTAGTTTTACAGGTTAGTTTCAGTTGATAAGTGAGACATATTTGAGATGTATAAAGACATACAaaggcatttttatttaactgaaaCATGTCCGAAACAAAAAAGTTGTTGCAGAATCTATGGTATTTGACCAGACATACATGACTTTGTGTTGTAtgtgatttaaattgattttctttCTCCTATAGCAATTTTGAAATAGGAGACGCATCTATTAGTAGTGGTTTTTcacattattcaaatttttccaACACTATTTTGTGAGCGTCATATCTTTCAACGCTGAGAGGTTGGCATGGGATATAGTTTAATTTTGCtacagtaacaacctgtaattGTTACACTGTCGAGCTAAGGCCTTCTTCCCTTAAAAGTGTAGCTAATTACAGCTCT from Vanessa cardui chromosome 1, ilVanCard2.1, whole genome shotgun sequence encodes the following:
- the LOC124530402 gene encoding uncharacterized protein LOC124530402, which codes for MGGSQSVRKLSVDNENAIQVSQEALDRIQAQLNAKQAEQPTPRPQYAPPPYYDTHKQNEYAAEEAYWARRIENLKRAHEKINSGMHLEYQKTLKEANDLFDLVQADKVVNKLPPCQQEKGKMLECYSSNPDKSLLCSVLVNEFNDCVCRSRIAAVSASS
- the LOC124530395 gene encoding pre-rRNA-processing protein esf2-like, translated to MVFPGLLDMERVPENGSDCTSDIENSVDDIPGNDKLPAKKKTRKRGIIYLSTIPPYMNVAKIREIFSQYGDVKRIYLQSSAKPGEKRKRVPNLFSEGWVEFEKKKIAKSVAANLNNTQIGSRKKSRYYDMIWNIKYIPRFKWIHLSERLAYERAAMKQRLRAEISQAKKEAHYLQNNVEKSKKLKKRKMLANDKSDD
- the LOC124530411 gene encoding uncharacterized protein LOC124530411 codes for the protein MAAQEKDNCAEEKKRRVPLYPGFPELARSDVSIYPSYTKLALAYRVVCRHRYHWAKVDQRRQFMNELHSFEKLQANALDGVRVHREFSQGILSHKIPPRRYIQKLTPDPLTSHQRMRIEEIISGQANFSQK